The Platichthys flesus chromosome 18, fPlaFle2.1, whole genome shotgun sequence genome includes a window with the following:
- the LOC133973617 gene encoding gastrula zinc finger protein XlCGF28.1-like, whose amino-acid sequence MEAHSIELPQQHVCKEEEVLTDQQLCHQERSSSLDQEEQEPPQIKEEQEEICTSQEGEQLVLKQETETCMLTPHCEESDHREPDGEHQLLSHNYPVAESQAQNRRKHMDSESTRNEEPKPQDSVNENWSHSNNVYTCPISEINSKTQTKSFKCDTCGKAFVYESHLSIHLRIHTGEKPFLCKICGRTFSTMSTLKRHMTTHTGEKPYSCKICCKSFVRTGVLKVHMRSHTGEKPYICQTCQKCFVSSSDLKVHMRTHTGEKPYTCKICRKCFVRSGNLKVHMRTHTGEKPFSCESCGKSFNHISALREHRRLHTGEKPYSCKICQKCFVRICDLKIHVRTHTGEKPYSCKICRRRFVSSSDLKVHMRRHTGEKPYSCNTCGKTFIVKSGLKGHMSLHTGEKLNSCQICEKSFVSSSGLKVHMKIHTGEKPYACNTCGKRFCRSSDMKRHLKIHTT is encoded by the coding sequence gaggaggttctcaCTGACCAGCAGCTCTGTCACCAGGAGAGGAGCTCCAGTCTGGACCAAGAGGAACAAGAACCTCCAcagattaaagaggaacaggaggaaattTGCACCagtcaggagggagagcagctcgTACTGAAGCAGGAGACTGAAACCTGCATGTTGACTCCTCATTGTGAGGAAAGTGACCACAGAGAACCAGACGGTGAGCACCAGCTCCTGTCTCACAACTATCCTGTAGCTGAGAGCCAAGCtcagaacagaagaaaacatatgGATTCAGAATCAACAAGAAATGAAGAGCCAAAGCCTCAGGATAGTGTTAATGAAAACTGGAGTCACAGTAACAATGTTTACACCTGTCCCATTTCAGAGATTAACTCTAAAACTCAAACAAAGTCTTTCAAATGTGACACTTGTGGAAAAGCTTTTGTGTATGAGAGTCACTTATCAATTCATCTGAGAATCCACACAGGTGAGAAGccatttttatgtaaaatatgtgGAAGAACATTCAGTACAATGTCCACATTAAAAAGGCATATGACAACTCACACAGGTGAGAAGccatattcttgcaaaatatgttGCAAAAGTTTTGTACGCACTGGCGTCTTGAAAGTCCATATGAGGAgtcacacaggagagaagccgTATATTTGCCAAACATGTCAAAAATGCTTTGTAAGTAGTAGTGATTTGAAGGTCCACATGAGAactcacacaggagagaagcctTATACTTGTAAAATATGTCGCAAATGTTTTGTACGTAGTGGCAATTTGAAAGTCCACATGAGAACCCATACAGGTGAGAAGCCATTTTCTTGCGAAAGCTGTGGGAAAAGCTTTAACCACATTTCAGCATTAAGGGAGCATAGGAgattacacacaggtgaaaagCCGTATTCCTGTAAAATatgtcagaaatgttttgttcgTATTTGTGATTTGAAAATCCATGTGAGAACTCACACAGGTGAGAAGCCATATTCTTGTAAAATATGTCGGAGAAGATTTGTTAGTAGTAGTGATTTGAAAGTCCACATGAGACgtcacactggtgagaagccGTATTCTTGCAACACCTGTGGGAAAACGTTTATAGTTAAGTCAGGTTTAAAAGGTCATATGAGCCTGCACACAGGTGAAAAGCTGAATTCTTGCCAAATATGTGAGAAAAGTTTTGTAAGTAGTAGTGGTTTGAAAGTCCACATGAAAATCCACACAGGTGAGAAGCCGTACGCCTGCAACACATGTGGGAAAAGATTCTGTCGTTCGTCAGACATGAAAAGGCATCTAAAAATTCACACAACTTAA